The Fundidesulfovibrio putealis DSM 16056 genome includes a window with the following:
- a CDS encoding chemotaxis protein, whose translation MSQTNILLEAGTNELEIVEFYLDEVVPEGDSSGKTEYKGYYGVNVAKVLEIIRLPRVTALPEVSHPSVLGAFNLRNHIIPLVDLSVWLGKERIQTDSPKVIVTEFNKVTTAFLVSGVTRIHRLSWEAVEPPNDYVSTLSGESITGVVKLEDRIVFLLDLEKIVADLNPQLGLRLDTSIDWRSGARYRALIADDSALVREMLRDLMEKANFEVEVVNTGLQAWERLLQVKEKAEVEGKNITDYVQVVVSDIEMPTMDGHNLTKRIKDDTTLRALPVLLFSSLITDKLRHKGMAVGADDQISKPEVSQLALRAKNLIEQRLNAVA comes from the coding sequence ATGTCGCAGACAAATATTCTGCTCGAAGCCGGAACCAACGAACTCGAAATCGTCGAATTTTATCTCGACGAAGTCGTGCCGGAAGGCGACTCGTCCGGGAAGACCGAGTACAAAGGCTATTACGGGGTCAACGTAGCCAAGGTCCTGGAAATAATCCGCCTTCCCCGCGTAACGGCCCTGCCCGAGGTGTCGCATCCGTCTGTGCTGGGTGCGTTCAACCTGCGAAACCACATCATCCCGCTGGTGGACCTCTCCGTGTGGCTGGGCAAGGAACGCATCCAGACCGACTCGCCTAAGGTCATCGTCACCGAGTTCAACAAGGTGACCACCGCGTTCCTGGTTTCCGGCGTCACCAGAATCCACCGCCTGAGCTGGGAAGCCGTGGAACCGCCCAACGACTATGTCTCCACCCTGAGCGGCGAATCCATTACCGGCGTGGTCAAGCTGGAGGACCGCATCGTCTTCCTGCTGGATCTGGAAAAGATCGTGGCGGACCTTAACCCGCAACTGGGCCTGCGCCTGGACACCAGCATCGACTGGCGCTCAGGAGCGCGCTACCGGGCGCTCATCGCCGACGACTCGGCCCTGGTGCGCGAAATGCTGCGCGACCTCATGGAAAAGGCCAACTTCGAGGTGGAAGTGGTCAACACCGGCCTGCAAGCCTGGGAGAGGCTGCTCCAGGTCAAGGAAAAGGCCGAGGTGGAAGGCAAGAACATCACGGACTACGTCCAGGTTGTGGTGTCCGACATCGAGATGCCAACCATGGACGGACACAACCTCACCAAGCGCATCAAGGACGACACTACCCTCCGGGCGCTGCCTGTCCTGCTGTTCTCGTCGCTCATCACGGACAAGCTGCGCCACAAGGGCATGGCAGTCGGAGCGGATGACCAGATATCCAAGCCAGAAGTGAGCCAGTTGGCCCTTCGCGCCAAAAATCTCATCGAACAGCGACTGAACGCCGTGGCCTGA